A region from the Cellvibrio sp. PSBB006 genome encodes:
- a CDS encoding S41 family peptidase, translating to MIHTFAARLNMFSRLFFVLLLAGLAGCGGGGGSSLLDDRTGNNNNTNTAWEPGVFKPASDFESRCAAPRSGTDPYTGNSYPDRSGKTLDENNWLRSWSNETYLWYDEIIDLDPAEFDDPITYFSLLKTNDLTPSGAPKDQFHFTYDTAEWNALSGSGVSAGYGVTWAVINSVPPREIRVAYTEPNTPATAEGVDLARGTLVLEVNGVDAVEDNTGAGVDTLNEGLFPSDTGQSVTLVVQDIGSDEPRTLTLTSTTITSTPVQYVKTLESESGEQVGYLLFNDHIATSEELLIDAIDELSSAGATQLVLDLRYNGGGLLAIASQLAYMLAGDTPTADQVFYGISFNDKHPDRDPVTGQSLTPIPFYDRTLGFSTATGQPLPSLNLTRVYILTGANTCSASEAIINGLRGVDVEVIQIGTSTCGKPYGFYPTDNCGTTYFTVQFKGDNAKGFGEYSDGFTPGSNPADAASLPGCMVADDYLHALGDPAEARLAAALTYHETGECPAVSGTGMQKGLQKQARPMAEGYVHKPAALQNTILLPPDTGAEQ from the coding sequence GTGATTCACACATTTGCAGCAAGGCTTAATATGTTCAGTCGTTTATTTTTTGTGCTGTTGTTAGCGGGTTTGGCGGGTTGTGGCGGCGGAGGTGGTTCCTCCTTGCTTGATGATCGAACCGGCAACAACAATAACACCAATACGGCATGGGAACCGGGGGTCTTTAAACCCGCCAGTGATTTTGAGAGTCGCTGCGCTGCGCCGCGCTCGGGTACAGATCCCTATACCGGTAACAGCTACCCCGACCGCTCCGGTAAAACGCTTGATGAAAACAACTGGTTACGCTCCTGGAGCAATGAGACCTATCTGTGGTACGACGAGATTATCGATCTTGATCCGGCCGAATTTGACGATCCGATCACCTATTTCAGCCTACTCAAAACCAATGATCTGACGCCCTCGGGCGCACCTAAAGACCAGTTCCACTTCACCTACGACACGGCCGAATGGAATGCACTATCCGGTTCCGGGGTTTCTGCTGGTTATGGGGTAACCTGGGCTGTAATCAATAGCGTGCCGCCGCGTGAAATTCGCGTGGCCTACACAGAACCCAATACTCCCGCGACAGCGGAAGGCGTGGATCTGGCCCGCGGTACGCTGGTGCTGGAAGTGAATGGTGTCGATGCTGTCGAGGACAACACCGGGGCCGGTGTGGATACCTTGAATGAAGGTCTTTTTCCGTCCGATACCGGGCAAAGTGTCACGCTGGTTGTCCAAGATATCGGCTCCGACGAGCCGCGCACCCTTACCCTGACATCGACCACCATCACTTCCACGCCGGTGCAATATGTCAAAACCCTGGAAAGTGAATCCGGCGAGCAGGTGGGCTATCTGTTATTCAATGATCATATTGCCACCTCGGAAGAGCTGCTGATTGATGCCATTGATGAGCTCAGTTCAGCCGGCGCCACACAGCTAGTGCTGGATCTGCGCTACAACGGCGGTGGTTTGCTCGCTATCGCCAGCCAGCTGGCCTATATGCTTGCCGGGGATACGCCCACCGCAGACCAGGTGTTTTACGGCATCAGCTTTAACGACAAACATCCCGACCGCGACCCGGTTACCGGCCAGAGCCTGACGCCTATTCCGTTTTATGATCGAACGCTGGGGTTTTCTACCGCCACCGGCCAGCCGTTGCCCAGTCTCAATCTGACGCGGGTATATATCCTGACCGGGGCCAACACCTGCTCCGCCAGTGAGGCGATTATCAATGGCCTGCGCGGCGTGGATGTAGAAGTTATCCAGATAGGCACTTCAACCTGCGGCAAACCTTACGGCTTCTACCCCACCGACAACTGCGGCACCACCTATTTTACGGTTCAATTCAAGGGCGATAACGCCAAAGGCTTTGGTGAATATTCCGATGGCTTCACACCGGGCAGCAATCCGGCAGATGCCGCCAGTTTGCCCGGCTGTATGGTGGCAGACGACTACCTGCACGCCTTGGGTGATCCGGCAGAGGCGCGTCTGGCGGCTGCATTGACCTATCACGAGACGGGCGAGTGTCCGGCAGTGAGTGGCACGGGTATGCAAAAGGGGCTGCAAAAACAAGCACGACCAATGGCCGAGGGCTATGTGCATAAGCCGGCCGCGCTGCAAAACACGATCCTGTTGCCTCCGGATACCGGAGCTGAGCAATGA
- a CDS encoding serine/threonine protein kinase, producing the protein MNQPTAHPYEALSPDLVLDAVESCGYLSDARVLALNSYENRVYQVGVEEGAPLIAKFYRPQRWSDAQILEEHTFTQALHELEISVVPPIADADGNTLRTFTRQDNSFRFALYPRQGGHAPNLDDYDQLLSLGRVLGRIHALGRARPFIERPMLDVQSFARDSYTFLMEHDFIPPSLRESYRSLGADLIRRLEDRFAQTRFTPIRLHGDCHPGNILWRNDAPHFVDFDDARNGPAVQDLWMLLSGEREQQSLQLAEILDGYREFCDFDLAELNLIEALRTLRIMHYSAWLARRWDDPAFPRHFPWFNTERYWGEHILELREQLAALYEPPLAVF; encoded by the coding sequence ATGAATCAGCCCACAGCCCATCCATACGAAGCGCTCAGCCCCGACCTGGTGCTGGATGCCGTAGAAAGTTGCGGCTACCTGAGCGACGCCCGCGTCCTGGCATTAAACAGCTACGAAAATCGGGTATACCAGGTCGGTGTTGAAGAGGGCGCGCCCCTGATCGCCAAGTTCTACCGCCCACAGCGCTGGAGCGACGCGCAGATTCTGGAGGAGCATACCTTCACCCAGGCTTTGCATGAGTTGGAGATTTCCGTGGTGCCACCGATTGCCGATGCGGACGGTAATACCCTGCGGACATTCACCCGTCAGGACAACAGTTTTCGTTTTGCGCTTTACCCCCGCCAGGGCGGCCATGCGCCCAATCTGGATGACTATGACCAGCTGCTCTCCCTAGGCCGGGTACTGGGCCGCATCCACGCACTGGGCCGCGCGCGCCCCTTTATCGAACGCCCCATGCTGGATGTCCAGAGCTTTGCACGGGACAGTTACACCTTCCTGATGGAGCATGATTTTATTCCACCCAGCCTGCGCGAATCCTACCGCAGCCTGGGCGCGGACCTGATCCGCCGCCTGGAAGATCGCTTTGCCCAGACCCGCTTCACCCCCATTCGCTTACATGGCGATTGCCACCCCGGCAATATCCTGTGGCGCAATGATGCGCCCCATTTCGTGGACTTTGATGATGCGCGCAACGGGCCAGCCGTGCAGGATCTGTGGATGCTGCTGTCCGGCGAGCGCGAGCAGCAAAGTTTGCAGTTGGCTGAAATTCTGGATGGTTATCGGGAATTTTGTGACTTTGATCTGGCCGAACTGAATTTGATCGAAGCTCTGCGTACCTTACGTATCATGCATTACAGCGCCTGGCTCGCGCGCCGCTGGGACGACCCGGCCTTTCCCCGGCACTTTCCCTGGTTCAATACCGAGCGTTACTGGGGCGAACATATACTCGAATTGCGCGAACAACTGGCGGCCTTGTATGAACCACCTCTGGCGGTGTTTTAA
- the cysE gene encoding serine O-acetyltransferase, giving the protein MTATAAPAAKPIDALWESIRNQTRKQAESEPVLASFLYSTILNHETLEAALSFHLANKLDSPAMPAMLMREVIEQALNDDPSIGEAVRADLYAVNERDSACCSLVTPLLYFKGFHALQAYRIAHWLWQQGRNPLALFLQNRISSVFAVDIHPAAKIGKGIMFDHATGIVIGETAVVEDNVSIMQSVTLGGTGKEGGDRHPKVRKGVLISAGAKILGNIDIGECAKVGAGSVVLKSVPPRTTVAGVPAKVVGDSKCAQPSRDMDHHLS; this is encoded by the coding sequence ATGACTGCTACTGCTGCCCCCGCCGCAAAGCCCATCGACGCGCTCTGGGAATCTATCCGCAACCAGACCCGCAAGCAGGCGGAATCGGAACCGGTACTGGCCAGCTTCCTCTACTCCACCATCCTCAACCATGAAACCCTGGAAGCAGCGCTCAGCTTTCACCTGGCCAACAAGCTGGACAGTCCCGCCATGCCGGCCATGTTGATGCGCGAAGTGATTGAGCAGGCCTTGAATGATGATCCGTCCATCGGTGAGGCCGTGCGCGCCGATTTGTATGCAGTAAACGAACGTGATTCAGCTTGCTGCTCGCTGGTGACGCCGCTGCTCTACTTCAAGGGTTTCCATGCCTTGCAGGCTTACCGCATTGCGCACTGGCTGTGGCAACAGGGCCGCAATCCGCTGGCGCTGTTCCTGCAAAATCGTATTTCCTCGGTGTTTGCGGTGGACATACACCCGGCCGCGAAGATCGGTAAAGGCATTATGTTCGATCACGCCACCGGTATCGTGATTGGCGAAACGGCGGTGGTGGAAGACAACGTCTCCATCATGCAATCGGTAACCCTGGGCGGCACCGGAAAGGAAGGGGGCGATCGCCATCCCAAGGTGCGCAAGGGTGTATTAATCAGCGCTGGCGCCAAGATCCTGGGCAATATCGACATCGGCGAATGCGCCAAGGTCGGCGCCGGTAGCGTTGTATTGAAGAGCGTTCCGCCGCGCACCACCGTGGCAGGCGTACCAGCCAAAGTGGTCGGTGACAGCAAGTGCGCGCAGCCTTCGCGGGATATGGATCACCACCTGAGTTAA
- a CDS encoding PAS domain S-box protein, which translates to MTMYRSINLRLWLPVIILGALLMMMTLGALWRYENQNRQVEADTLDLLQKRMARDRRHIESLMRMEQMGLVAEWVADLGAIPDVELVALIDEQRRILFASHPLWPGQPLTAIADRWDERWIPADTRQYLAQFARVRGQPVVNAYQPISLPSRAGEIRSDRVGAILLQYNLQNSKAKVGRAVLRSSLVNLGIGTLVMLLMMWMLDRWLAQPLGYLRTKVGEISRGHFNTPINILGEGEMAALAVAVNKMQADLAQADAAQVQTQKELEQYKNTLDQILDGVFIASLKDFHFLYANQGAQRQLGYSEAELLGMSPLDIKPDSDPTSLRERMQPLLDGRVPAISFESQHRHKNGHVFPVEIFLQIIHHQGKPSSFVAIVRDITARKYAEAELRASEARFRVLFEQAGVGVAVIETASCRFIRINKKYADIVGYSVVEMLQMDFAMITYPEDLEPDLANIARLKAGEIREFTMEKRYIRKDGSICWVNLTVSPMWENDTPFDYHVAVVEDITARKHSEALLNSQMAVLEMIARRASLGEILTTLIHAVEAQAPQMLCSVLLLDAEGRHLHHGAAPSLPAAYSRAIDGSPIGEAAGSCGTAAFRGEPVIVTDIACDPLWKDYAQLALPHGLKACWSTPIFSARHRVLGTFAVYYRHLGSPTAQHQQIIAMATHTAAVAIEREQFEAALRDGAEYTQTILDNVADGIITTNIQGVIESFNNAAARIFGYSAEDVVGQSANTLMPGLYDDEGEEQPEGIKDVLSRVLGRRREVEGQRKDGSTFPMELSVSRVLHNGQVKLIGLVSDISERRRHEERIQRLAFYDSLTELPNRRLLMDRLQHALASSARNGSLGALLLLDLDHFKNLNDTHGHDAGDLLLCQVAERLTRCVREGDTVARLGGDEFVVVLEGLSQNVHEAAGRAKAVGEHILSLLSQTYLLDDIEHYSSPSIGITLFSQQAETVDALLKRADVAMYQAKAAGRNTLQFFDSELQASLAARTALEADMRLGLTQQQFMLFYQPQVDGEGHITGAEALLRWHHPERGMVSPAEFIPLAEQSGFILPLGQWVLETACEQLVSWAQEPASRELTLAINVSARQFRQIGFVEQVLDVIQQTGADPTRIKLELTESLLVNNLDDVIGKMRALKSCGVGFSLDDFGTGYSSLSYLRQLPLDQLKIDQSFVRDVLVDPNDAVIARTIIALGLSLGLSVIAEGVETEGQRAFLATNGCYAYQGYLFARPMPAAEFDVLLLKQHGVVS; encoded by the coding sequence ATGACAATGTATCGGAGCATCAACCTGCGCTTGTGGTTGCCGGTCATTATCCTCGGCGCCTTGCTCATGATGATGACACTGGGTGCCCTGTGGCGTTATGAAAACCAGAATCGCCAGGTGGAAGCCGATACCCTCGATTTGTTGCAAAAACGTATGGCCCGTGACCGGCGCCATATCGAGAGCTTGATGCGAATGGAACAGATGGGGCTGGTGGCTGAATGGGTGGCCGATCTGGGGGCGATTCCGGATGTAGAACTGGTGGCGCTAATCGACGAACAGCGCCGCATCCTGTTCGCCAGTCATCCCCTGTGGCCGGGCCAACCCTTAACGGCTATCGCTGATCGATGGGATGAACGCTGGATACCTGCTGATACCCGTCAGTACCTGGCACAGTTCGCCAGGGTTCGCGGGCAACCGGTCGTCAACGCCTATCAACCGATATCCCTGCCCAGCCGGGCGGGCGAAATCCGATCGGATCGTGTCGGCGCTATCCTCCTGCAATACAACCTGCAAAACAGTAAAGCCAAAGTGGGGCGGGCGGTGCTGCGCAGCAGCCTGGTGAACCTGGGTATCGGTACCCTGGTGATGTTGCTGATGATGTGGATGCTGGATCGCTGGCTGGCACAACCGCTCGGTTATCTGCGCACTAAAGTGGGCGAGATCAGTCGTGGTCATTTCAATACGCCGATCAATATCCTTGGTGAGGGAGAGATGGCCGCCTTAGCGGTTGCAGTTAACAAGATGCAGGCAGATCTGGCGCAAGCTGACGCCGCCCAGGTCCAGACGCAAAAAGAGTTGGAACAATATAAAAACACGCTCGACCAGATTCTGGATGGCGTCTTCATTGCCAGCCTCAAGGATTTCCATTTCCTTTACGCTAACCAGGGCGCCCAGCGGCAACTGGGATATAGCGAGGCGGAACTGCTTGGCATGAGTCCGCTGGATATCAAGCCGGACAGTGATCCGACATCATTGCGCGAACGCATGCAGCCGTTGCTGGATGGACGTGTACCCGCCATCAGTTTTGAAAGTCAACATCGCCATAAAAACGGTCATGTCTTCCCGGTGGAGATCTTCTTGCAGATCATCCACCACCAAGGGAAACCTTCAAGCTTTGTGGCCATTGTGCGCGACATCACGGCGCGCAAATACGCTGAGGCGGAGCTGCGCGCCAGTGAGGCGCGTTTCCGTGTGCTGTTTGAACAGGCCGGGGTGGGTGTTGCGGTTATTGAGACCGCCAGTTGCCGCTTTATCCGTATCAACAAAAAGTACGCCGATATCGTGGGTTATTCCGTGGTGGAGATGTTGCAAATGGACTTTGCCATGATCACCTACCCGGAAGATCTGGAGCCGGATCTGGCCAATATTGCACGGCTCAAGGCAGGCGAGATTCGTGAATTTACCATGGAAAAACGCTACATCCGCAAGGATGGCAGCATCTGTTGGGTGAACCTGACGGTATCGCCCATGTGGGAAAACGACACCCCGTTTGACTACCACGTGGCGGTGGTGGAGGACATTACCGCGCGCAAGCACAGCGAAGCCTTGCTGAACAGCCAGATGGCGGTATTGGAGATGATTGCCCGCCGCGCGTCACTGGGCGAGATACTGACCACGTTGATTCACGCCGTCGAAGCCCAGGCTCCGCAGATGCTGTGTTCTGTGTTGCTGCTTGATGCGGAGGGGCGGCATCTGCATCACGGCGCGGCGCCCAGTTTGCCCGCTGCTTATAGCCGCGCTATTGATGGTTCCCCCATTGGTGAGGCGGCGGGTTCCTGTGGCACGGCCGCCTTTCGCGGTGAGCCGGTCATTGTGACGGATATCGCCTGCGACCCGCTGTGGAAAGATTATGCGCAACTGGCGTTACCCCATGGCTTAAAGGCTTGCTGGTCCACTCCCATCTTCAGCGCGCGCCATCGGGTATTGGGTACGTTTGCGGTGTATTACCGCCACCTCGGTTCACCCACGGCACAACACCAGCAGATTATCGCCATGGCGACCCACACGGCAGCGGTGGCGATTGAGCGGGAACAGTTCGAGGCGGCCTTGCGGGACGGAGCGGAATATACCCAGACCATCCTCGACAACGTGGCCGACGGCATCATCACCACCAATATCCAGGGTGTCATTGAATCCTTCAACAACGCGGCGGCGCGGATCTTCGGCTACAGCGCTGAAGACGTTGTCGGCCAATCCGCCAACACCCTGATGCCGGGCCTTTACGATGATGAAGGCGAGGAGCAGCCGGAGGGCATCAAGGATGTACTGTCGCGTGTACTCGGCCGGCGCCGGGAGGTCGAGGGCCAACGCAAGGACGGCTCCACGTTTCCCATGGAGTTATCGGTATCTCGGGTACTCCACAATGGCCAGGTCAAGCTGATCGGCCTGGTGAGTGATATTTCCGAGCGACGCCGCCACGAAGAGCGTATCCAGCGGCTGGCGTTTTACGATTCCCTGACAGAACTGCCCAATCGCCGCCTGTTGATGGACCGGCTGCAGCACGCCCTGGCCAGCAGCGCGCGGAACGGTTCCCTGGGCGCCTTGCTGCTGCTCGACCTCGATCACTTCAAAAACCTCAACGATACCCACGGTCACGATGCTGGTGACTTGTTGCTTTGCCAGGTGGCGGAGCGCCTCACCCGCTGTGTGCGTGAAGGCGACACAGTGGCGCGGCTTGGCGGCGATGAGTTTGTGGTGGTGCTGGAAGGCTTGAGCCAAAACGTCCACGAAGCGGCCGGGCGAGCCAAAGCCGTGGGCGAGCACATTCTTTCCTTGCTGAGTCAGACATACCTGCTGGACGATATTGAGCATTACAGCAGCCCCAGCATCGGCATTACGTTGTTTAGTCAGCAGGCGGAAACGGTGGATGCCCTCTTGAAACGGGCGGATGTGGCCATGTACCAGGCCAAGGCGGCGGGACGTAATACCCTACAATTCTTCGACTCTGAACTGCAGGCATCCCTGGCAGCGCGCACCGCGCTGGAAGCCGACATGCGCCTCGGTCTGACGCAGCAACAATTCATGCTGTTTTACCAGCCGCAGGTGGATGGTGAGGGGCACATCACCGGGGCGGAAGCGCTGCTGCGCTGGCATCACCCGGAGCGAGGCATGGTCTCTCCGGCTGAGTTTATTCCCTTGGCAGAACAGTCCGGGTTCATCCTGCCCTTGGGGCAGTGGGTACTGGAAACAGCGTGCGAACAGCTGGTGAGCTGGGCTCAGGAACCGGCGTCCCGTGAACTGACCCTCGCGATCAACGTCAGTGCCCGCCAGTTCCGCCAGATCGGTTTTGTGGAGCAGGTGCTGGATGTGATCCAGCAAACCGGGGCGGACCCGACGCGCATCAAGCTGGAGTTGACCGAGAGTCTGTTGGTTAACAACCTGGATGACGTCATCGGGAAGATGCGTGCGCTCAAAAGTTGCGGCGTAGGTTTTTCGCTGGATGACTTTGGTACCGGCTATTCGTCCCTCAGCTACCTGCGGCAGTTGCCCCTCGATCAACTGAAGATTGATCAATCCTTTGTGCGTGACGTGCTGGTTGACCCTAATGATGCGGTGATCGCACGCACGATTATCGCGCTGGGTCTCAGTCTGGGTTTATCGGTCATCGCGGAGGGTGTGGAAACGGAAGGGCAGCGCGCTTTTCTGGCCACCAACGGGTGCTATGCCTATCAGGGCTATCTTTTTGCCCGGCCCATGCCGGCCGCTGAATTTGATGTGTTGCTGCTTAAACAGCATGGTGTGGTGAGTTAA
- a CDS encoding ABC transporter substrate-binding protein produces MSGGAITINPRDAQLMYCTLLFSVFARISGLLLALVLMACGPSTRDPLRVATLPWPGYETLHLAQSLEYLNEPDIRLVELVNTSQIASALRNGTVAAATITLDSALTLIHEGVDLNVVLVMDYSLGADAVIARPAITTLQHIRGKRIAVENATVGGVMLDALLTEAALSVTDIQLVSMTVNEHLAAYRRGEVDVVVTFEPVSTVLLDEGGLRLYDSRAIPGRVLDVLVVRKELMNRYRPQLQALLKAHFRALDYLQQSPDDAYARIAPYLGVSAEQVATMMAGIRVPSLGDNHRLLNGSRPELVRVAGELADFMVQRQLLRRAPAVDHLVQPDFLPPSNFFTSQFLTSQPAGQVQP; encoded by the coding sequence TTGTCCGGCGGAGCCATCACCATTAATCCCAGGGATGCCCAGTTGATGTATTGCACATTGTTGTTTTCTGTCTTCGCGCGTATAAGCGGCCTGCTTCTGGCACTGGTCCTGATGGCCTGTGGTCCATCGACGCGCGATCCCCTGCGGGTGGCAACCTTGCCCTGGCCCGGTTATGAAACCCTGCATCTGGCGCAGAGCCTGGAATATCTCAATGAGCCGGACATCCGGTTGGTGGAACTGGTCAACACCAGCCAGATCGCCTCGGCCCTGCGCAACGGGACGGTTGCGGCCGCGACCATTACCCTCGATTCCGCCTTGACCCTGATACACGAAGGCGTGGACCTGAACGTGGTGCTGGTCATGGATTATTCCCTGGGTGCGGATGCTGTCATTGCCCGGCCGGCCATCACAACATTGCAGCATATACGCGGCAAACGTATAGCCGTGGAAAATGCCACCGTGGGTGGCGTCATGCTCGATGCCCTGTTAACGGAAGCGGCATTATCGGTCACCGATATCCAATTGGTGTCCATGACCGTCAACGAACATCTGGCCGCCTACCGCCGGGGTGAGGTGGACGTGGTGGTGACCTTTGAACCCGTCTCGACCGTGTTGTTGGATGAGGGCGGGTTGCGCCTCTACGACAGCCGTGCAATTCCCGGCCGTGTTCTCGATGTCCTGGTGGTGCGCAAGGAGTTGATGAATCGTTATCGTCCCCAATTGCAGGCATTGCTGAAGGCGCACTTCCGGGCGCTGGATTATCTGCAACAGTCGCCGGATGACGCCTACGCGCGTATTGCGCCCTATCTTGGTGTATCAGCGGAACAGGTGGCGACGATGATGGCTGGTATTCGCGTGCCGTCCCTCGGTGACAACCACCGTTTGCTGAACGGCAGTCGACCGGAACTGGTCCGCGTCGCCGGCGAGCTGGCGGATTTTATGGTGCAACGCCAGTTACTCCGTCGTGCGCCCGCTGTGGACCATCTGGTGCAGCCGGATTTTCTGCCGCCCTCCAATTTCTTTACAAGCCAGTTCCTTACGAGCCAGCCGGCCGGGCAGGTTCAGCCATGA
- a CDS encoding FadR/GntR family transcriptional regulator produces the protein MSILDRNFNLSQRMTQELGRQIVCGVYDKNESLPTEAELCEKFGVSRSAVREAVKMLSAKGLISSKPRQGIRIQPEEQWNIFDTDLLRWSLESNPSMKVLKEFLQMRIAIEPEAASLAARYATPEKIDAIEAALERMKAAGDNMEAELEADIAFHVSILYASQNRFYIRLRDFIQTALRVSIRHTSPIKANHEGVVEDHAKVFNAIKNRNAERAKHSMLLLIDEALNFIEEELVAREQNASN, from the coding sequence ATGTCTATTCTCGATAGAAATTTCAATCTCTCACAGCGTATGACACAGGAGTTGGGTCGTCAGATTGTCTGTGGTGTTTACGATAAAAATGAAAGTCTGCCCACTGAAGCAGAACTGTGCGAAAAATTCGGTGTGAGCCGCAGCGCAGTGCGCGAAGCGGTGAAGATGCTGTCTGCCAAAGGCTTGATCTCCAGCAAGCCGCGCCAGGGCATTCGCATTCAGCCTGAGGAACAGTGGAATATTTTCGATACGGATTTATTGCGTTGGTCTCTGGAAAGCAATCCTTCGATGAAAGTGTTGAAGGAGTTTTTGCAGATGCGTATTGCGATCGAGCCGGAAGCGGCATCACTTGCAGCGCGTTATGCGACGCCGGAAAAAATCGATGCGATTGAAGCGGCGCTCGAACGCATGAAGGCGGCGGGCGATAATATGGAGGCTGAGCTGGAGGCGGATATCGCGTTTCATGTCAGTATTCTTTATGCGAGCCAGAATCGTTTTTATATTCGTCTGCGTGATTTTATTCAGACGGCGTTGCGTGTGAGTATTCGCCATACAAGTCCGATCAAGGCGAACCATGAGGGTGTGGTGGAGGATCATGCGAAGGTGTTTAATGCGATCAAAAATCGCAACGCGGAGCGTGCGAAGCATTCTATGTTGTTGTTGATTGATGAGGCGTTGAATTTTATTGAAGAGGAATTGGTGGCGCGGGAGCAGAACGCTTCTAACTAG
- a CDS encoding family 43 glycosylhydrolase has translation MNLVEKFKKRGLPLPLLLLTLSLILSGCAGNTADAPKTKNSQTDSKPTTFTNPLFSNGADPWLEYYQGNYYLTTTTWTSQLVMRKSPTLSGLATATPINIWSHTEFERCCNFWAFEFHRLKGPNGWRWYVMYTSGQDGTLDHQHLSVIESVGDDPLGPYEYKGSPMPNSWNIDGTYFQHKDKLYLLWSEWVGDEQLNFISEMSNPWTITGPRMVLTRPTYDWEQSGRKVTEGAEILKHNGKTFVIYSASFCDTPDYKLGQLELVGDDPMKPESWKKSAEPVFQTANGVYAPGHNGFFKSPDGTEDWIVYHGNSSPKHGCSATRSVRAQKFTWNTDGTPKFGEPVAEGTPVVLPSGENGPLTTRVLGAEYQLVNRSSNQCLVKAGNQLNAACQGDTAQWVLDYTSDGYFRLAHNATGNFLSQCSAQEIQLSPWTNANCQEWKLEAQADGWLRLVNRATQSALTAENCTAEHCDQWRAQPIGKVAIASVQSGKMLTAEDCTKNPTANLTQSEWRNDACQQWSFNPTDAGYFEIHSDNGACLAVEKSAVVAGANISLNKCTGNNSQWRIEHLPNGTQRLVARHSQQVMDLAHCGLANGTNLAQAPALDTICQTFQLRAVE, from the coding sequence ATGAACCTTGTTGAGAAGTTTAAAAAGCGGGGCCTGCCCCTGCCATTGTTATTACTGACGCTATCACTGATATTGTCGGGCTGTGCGGGCAATACCGCTGACGCACCAAAAACAAAAAATTCACAGACTGATAGTAAACCGACAACCTTTACCAATCCATTATTCAGCAACGGCGCCGATCCCTGGCTGGAATATTACCAGGGCAATTATTATCTCACGACGACCACCTGGACATCGCAATTGGTCATGCGCAAATCACCAACCTTATCCGGCTTGGCGACTGCAACACCGATCAACATCTGGTCACACACAGAATTTGAACGTTGCTGTAATTTTTGGGCGTTTGAGTTTCATCGCCTCAAAGGTCCGAACGGTTGGCGTTGGTACGTGATGTATACATCCGGCCAGGACGGCACACTCGATCACCAACATTTAAGTGTGATTGAAAGTGTGGGCGATGATCCGTTGGGACCATACGAATACAAAGGCTCACCTATGCCCAACAGCTGGAATATCGACGGCACCTATTTTCAACACAAAGATAAATTGTATTTACTGTGGTCCGAATGGGTCGGCGATGAGCAATTAAATTTTATCTCCGAGATGAGCAATCCCTGGACCATCACCGGACCGCGCATGGTATTAACACGCCCGACCTACGACTGGGAACAGAGCGGTCGCAAGGTAACGGAAGGTGCAGAAATTCTTAAACACAACGGCAAAACCTTTGTGATTTATTCCGCAAGTTTTTGTGATACCCCGGATTACAAATTGGGCCAACTTGAGTTGGTAGGCGACGACCCGATGAAACCGGAATCCTGGAAAAAATCCGCCGAGCCGGTCTTCCAAACCGCCAACGGTGTATACGCACCGGGCCACAACGGCTTCTTTAAATCCCCGGACGGCACAGAAGACTGGATCGTCTACCACGGCAACTCATCACCCAAACACGGTTGCAGCGCAACGCGCTCCGTGCGCGCCCAAAAATTTACCTGGAACACAGACGGCACCCCAAAATTTGGTGAACCGGTTGCCGAAGGCACACCCGTTGTTTTACCGTCCGGCGAAAACGGCCCACTGACCACGCGTGTGTTGGGCGCGGAATATCAACTGGTCAATCGCAGCAGCAATCAATGCCTAGTCAAAGCCGGCAATCAATTAAACGCCGCCTGCCAGGGCGACACCGCGCAATGGGTACTCGACTACACCAGTGACGGCTACTTCCGCCTCGCCCACAACGCCACCGGCAATTTCCTCAGCCAATGTTCTGCGCAAGAAATACAGCTATCACCCTGGACCAACGCCAACTGCCAGGAATGGAAACTCGAAGCGCAAGCCGACGGCTGGTTACGCCTCGTCAACCGCGCAACGCAATCCGCATTAACCGCCGAAAACTGCACCGCGGAACATTGCGACCAATGGCGCGCACAACCCATCGGCAAAGTCGCCATCGCCAGCGTACAAAGCGGCAAGATGCTAACCGCCGAAGACTGCACAAAAAACCCCACCGCCAACCTCACCCAATCCGAATGGCGCAACGACGCCTGCCAACAATGGTCATTCAACCCCACCGACGCCGGCTATTTTGAAATCCACTCGGACAACGGTGCGTGTCTAGCCGTAGAAAAATCTGCAGTCGTCGCCGGAGCCAATATCTCGCTCAACAAATGCACCGGCAATAACAGCCAATGGCGCATCGAGCACCTACCCAACGGCACCCAACGTCTTGTCGCTCGCCACAGCCAACAAGTCATGGACCTGGCGCATTGCGGTTTGGCCAATGGCACCAACCTGGCCCAAGCCCCAGCGTTGGATACCATTTGCCAAACGTTTCAATTGAGGGCGGTGGAGTAA